From the Acinetobacter wanghuae genome, one window contains:
- a CDS encoding potassium transporter Kup encodes MQNTAQKAALPVITLAALGVVFGDIGTSPLYALRQCFLTAHLAISEASVLGILSLIFWCIMLTVSFKYVTIIMRADNNGEGGIMSLLALNLRTTRISDDKKIFLIALGFVGASLFFGDGIITPAISVLSAIEGLSIATPIFNQWLEPISIGILAGLFLVQRHGTGTMGKLFGPLTLVWFLSIGCLGLWSILQTPDVLAMINPYWAFHFVVDQPYVAFLTMGAVILTMTGGEAIYADMGHFGRLPIRLAWFIIVLPCLLLNYAGQGALLLRDSAALANPFYMLIPEWALFPMIGLATAAAVIASQAVITGVFSMVNQAIQLRYLPRLTVKHTSEVERGQIYLPFINWMLFISVVILILLFKNSANLASAYGVAVTMTMLCGTILISILAYGFWRWPIWKVLLFATPFLILDLIFVASTSLKIASGGWVPIMLGAVLFTILMTWKDGRALVLKRMEQDALPIDLFIKSVSMGSETKFVPGDAIFLTGTPNIVPHAMLHNIKHNKVLHERNILVTVVTRDIPFVADEERVQVEKLDRHFYRITMYFGFKDQPNIPEAVQKAYEVWDFEYDLMQISFFISRDRIIHSVGDGMAPWREKLFISMQRNTSPVSDFYHIPTNRVVELGSQIEI; translated from the coding sequence ATGCAAAACACCGCACAAAAGGCAGCTCTCCCAGTGATTACACTTGCTGCGCTTGGTGTCGTTTTTGGAGACATTGGCACCAGTCCTTTATATGCGCTGCGGCAATGTTTTCTCACCGCACATTTAGCCATTAGTGAAGCTTCAGTGTTGGGGATTCTGTCACTCATTTTTTGGTGCATTATGCTGACGGTCAGCTTTAAATACGTCACCATTATTATGCGTGCAGACAACAATGGTGAAGGCGGGATCATGTCATTGTTAGCACTGAATTTGCGTACCACCCGTATTTCAGATGACAAAAAAATCTTTTTAATTGCCCTCGGCTTTGTGGGAGCATCATTATTTTTTGGTGATGGGATCATTACGCCTGCCATTTCAGTGCTTTCTGCCATTGAAGGGTTAAGCATTGCCACACCTATTTTTAATCAATGGTTAGAACCGATATCTATCGGGATTTTGGCAGGTCTGTTTTTAGTTCAGCGCCATGGCACAGGTACGATGGGTAAGCTATTTGGACCTTTGACTTTGGTGTGGTTCTTGTCCATTGGCTGTCTTGGCTTATGGAGCATTCTGCAAACGCCTGATGTACTCGCCATGATCAATCCCTATTGGGCCTTCCATTTTGTGGTCGATCAGCCCTATGTCGCGTTTTTAACCATGGGTGCAGTCATTCTCACCATGACAGGGGGTGAGGCGATCTACGCAGATATGGGGCATTTTGGTCGCTTACCGATTCGCTTGGCATGGTTCATTATTGTGCTGCCGTGTTTATTGCTCAATTATGCAGGGCAAGGAGCGCTGTTACTACGTGACTCAGCAGCACTCGCAAATCCATTTTATATGCTAATTCCCGAATGGGCATTGTTCCCGATGATTGGACTTGCCACGGCGGCCGCGGTCATTGCTTCACAAGCGGTCATTACCGGCGTATTCTCAATGGTCAATCAAGCCATTCAACTGCGTTATTTACCGCGTCTCACTGTCAAACATACCTCTGAAGTTGAGCGTGGACAAATTTATTTGCCGTTCATTAACTGGATGTTATTTATCTCTGTCGTCATCCTGATTTTATTGTTTAAAAATAGTGCCAACCTTGCCAGTGCTTATGGGGTTGCTGTGACCATGACCATGCTCTGCGGCACGATTTTAATTTCTATTTTGGCCTATGGTTTTTGGCGTTGGCCGATTTGGAAAGTACTGCTGTTTGCCACACCATTTTTAATCTTAGATTTAATTTTTGTGGCATCTACCTCACTCAAAATTGCCTCGGGTGGTTGGGTGCCGATTATGCTAGGCGCAGTATTATTTACGATTTTAATGACATGGAAAGATGGACGTGCTTTGGTGCTTAAACGCATGGAACAAGATGCATTGCCGATTGATCTGTTTATTAAAAGTGTCTCAATGGGCAGTGAAACTAAATTTGTTCCAGGTGATGCGATTTTCCTTACAGGGACACCGAATATTGTGCCGCATGCGATGCTGCATAATATTAAGCACAATAAAGTCTTACACGAACGTAATATTTTAGTGACAGTCGTAACGCGTGACATTCCCTTTGTTGCAGACGAAGAACGCGTTCAAGTTGAAAAATTAGATCGGCATTTTTATCGTATTACCATGTATTTTGGTTTTAAAGATCAGCCCAATATTCCTGAAGCGGTGCAAAAGGCCTATGAAGTATGGGATTTTGAATACGATTTAATGCAAATCAGTTTCTTTATTTCGCGTGATCGTATTATTCATAGCGTAGGTGACGGTATGGCACCTTGGCGTGAAAAATTATTTATTTCGATGCAGCGTAATACCAGTCCCGTCAGTGACTTCTATCATATTCCGACCAATCGGGTGGTAGAACTCGGTAGTCAGATCGAAATTTAA
- a CDS encoding tyrosine-type recombinase/integrase: MLTDTKIKRLKPTPDKKTPDKYSDGNGLQLHVFSTGRMTWIYAYRFNGKQKNLTLGSYEFMSLAQARAKHLEARECLSSGLDPAEKKKERKAEVDQSTLFQNLALEWLDDRKAILKEGTYLRDLSVFEKDLFPYIGKLPIDQIKGKDILECAKRIESRGAQEMAKRSIPLTGRVFRYAIRKGLIEHDPTPHLSEALKPRKIKNMARLDISEFPAFLHRMDRYHGNILVKTALQLMTLTFVRTSELINMEWDEINFDSQEWRIPPHKMKMALIHIVPLSKQAIALIESLKPLTGNKQFVFYNHSTAKPLSNNALLSAIRTMGYTGKMTGHGFRGLASTTLHEQGYMHDAIEVQLAHKTGNAVSQAYNHAQHLQYRTNMMQEWSDFIDSLRNNVVPFPKGKRA; encoded by the coding sequence ATGCTCACAGATACCAAGATTAAGCGCTTAAAGCCGACACCTGATAAAAAGACGCCTGATAAATATAGTGATGGGAACGGTCTTCAGCTCCATGTATTCAGCACTGGTCGTATGACTTGGATCTATGCATATCGTTTCAATGGGAAACAGAAAAATTTAACTTTGGGCTCTTACGAGTTTATGAGTCTTGCCCAAGCTAGAGCAAAGCACCTAGAAGCTAGGGAATGCTTGAGTAGTGGATTGGATCCTGCTGAAAAGAAGAAAGAACGTAAAGCTGAAGTAGATCAAAGCACTTTATTCCAAAATTTGGCTCTAGAATGGCTGGATGATCGAAAAGCTATTCTCAAGGAAGGGACCTACCTTAGAGACCTTTCTGTATTTGAGAAAGATCTGTTTCCATACATTGGTAAATTACCTATCGATCAAATTAAAGGGAAAGATATTCTAGAGTGCGCCAAACGTATCGAAAGTCGTGGCGCTCAAGAGATGGCAAAGCGCTCTATTCCTTTGACAGGGCGTGTCTTTAGATATGCAATCCGTAAAGGGTTAATAGAGCATGATCCTACCCCACATCTTAGCGAAGCTCTAAAACCAAGAAAAATTAAAAATATGGCTCGATTAGATATATCCGAGTTTCCTGCATTCTTACATCGCATGGATCGGTATCATGGCAATATTTTGGTAAAAACAGCATTGCAACTGATGACTCTAACCTTTGTAAGAACGTCTGAACTCATCAACATGGAATGGGATGAGATTAACTTTGATAGTCAAGAATGGCGTATCCCGCCGCACAAAATGAAAATGGCTTTAATACATATAGTTCCACTATCAAAGCAAGCTATAGCACTAATAGAAAGCTTAAAACCTCTTACTGGAAATAAGCAATTTGTATTTTACAACCATAGTACGGCGAAACCCTTAAGCAATAATGCGCTATTAAGTGCCATTCGAACAATGGGCTATACAGGCAAGATGACAGGTCATGGCTTTAGAGGTTTAGCATCTACTACCCTTCATGAACAAGGATATATGCATGATGCTATTGAAGTTCAGTTAGCTCACAAAACTGGTAACGCCGTCTCTCAAGCCTACAATCATGCCCAGCATTTACAGTACAGAACTAATATGATGCAGGAGTGGTCAGACTTTATAGATAGCCTTAGAAATAATGTTGTTCCATTCCCTAAAGGCAAACGTGCCTAA
- a CDS encoding DNA/RNA non-specific endonuclease gives MAKKQRNSKNSVFKFLNENTVKIILGVVASGSFAIAFGQEKISQLVSIGSSTHSNCLSQFYRDVPPVLMKDSLKKDSYSLCFNGFNVGYSGVSKTPLWVAELLTPSRLSQKIPREDNFHEEQQVRAAHRATLSDYKASGYDRGHMAPNADMPTKAAQFDSFSLANMVPQAPKNNQQVWRELEEATRAIVTKQKQDVYVVTGPVFASKKLKTIGKGVIVPTATYKAIYLPKTGAAGVYYADNSLKDTAPKVQLMSICALEDLININVFPQLTEEQKRNTYKLPLKASEVKANQKIAYASWDAESQCAEDVSKETLQALQSEFKPSASSVAADAAPQVSTKTENSESIDTAPADSSAQNAIIKQLLDALLQYILQLFK, from the coding sequence ATGGCAAAGAAGCAACGTAATTCTAAAAATTCAGTTTTTAAATTTTTAAATGAAAATACGGTAAAAATCATTCTTGGTGTGGTGGCATCAGGGAGTTTTGCCATTGCTTTTGGGCAGGAAAAAATTAGCCAATTGGTTTCAATTGGTTCATCCACTCATTCAAATTGTTTATCACAATTTTATCGTGATGTTCCGCCTGTGCTCATGAAAGACAGTCTGAAGAAAGACAGTTATTCATTGTGTTTCAATGGGTTTAATGTGGGCTATTCAGGTGTTTCAAAAACTCCACTTTGGGTGGCTGAACTGTTAACGCCGTCTCGTTTAAGTCAAAAAATTCCGCGTGAAGATAACTTTCATGAAGAGCAGCAAGTTCGTGCAGCACATCGTGCCACTTTAAGTGACTATAAAGCATCAGGTTATGACCGTGGTCACATGGCACCCAATGCGGATATGCCGACTAAAGCTGCCCAATTTGATAGTTTTTCTTTAGCGAACATGGTGCCACAAGCACCGAAAAATAATCAGCAAGTATGGCGTGAACTCGAAGAAGCAACACGTGCGATTGTGACCAAACAAAAACAAGACGTTTATGTGGTGACAGGTCCTGTCTTTGCTTCTAAGAAATTAAAAACCATTGGTAAAGGTGTGATTGTTCCGACCGCAACCTATAAAGCCATTTATCTACCTAAAACTGGGGCGGCAGGGGTGTATTACGCGGACAATAGCTTAAAAGATACCGCACCTAAAGTTCAGCTGATGAGTATTTGTGCTTTAGAAGATTTAATTAATATTAATGTCTTCCCGCAACTGACAGAGGAACAAAAACGCAATACCTATAAATTGCCTTTAAAAGCCAGTGAAGTAAAAGCCAATCAGAAGATTGCGTATGCAAGTTGGGATGCAGAAAGCCAGTGTGCAGAAGATGTCTCTAAAGAAACCTTACAAGCCTTACAAAGTGAGTTTAAGCCATCAGCTAGTAGCGTCGCTGCCGATGCCGCTCCTCAGGTCAGTACCAAGACTGAAAATAGTGAATCAATCGATACAGCACCTGCAGATTCTTCAGCTCAAAATGCCATCATTAAACAATTGTTAGATGCGCTGTTGCAGTATATTTTGCAGCTGTTTAAATAG
- a CDS encoding helix-turn-helix transcriptional regulator gives MASMNQDRFLRIKDLANYPAKPATQHIYKSGINKGQVKTLNSRPASKGLIGVSDKTIWTWVKRGEFPAPVKLSPSVTVWRLSEVQAWMASKGLEVSQ, from the coding sequence ATGGCTTCAATGAATCAAGACCGTTTTTTACGTATCAAAGATCTTGCCAATTATCCAGCTAAACCTGCCACTCAGCATATTTATAAAAGCGGCATTAACAAGGGTCAAGTTAAAACTCTAAACTCACGCCCAGCTTCAAAAGGGCTGATCGGTGTTTCAGACAAAACTATCTGGACGTGGGTAAAGCGTGGGGAATTCCCTGCCCCAGTCAAGCTAAGCCCAAGTGTAACTGTATGGCGTCTTTCTGAAGTTCAAGCATGGATGGCTTCTAAAGGATTGGAGGTT